The Bombyx mori chromosome 20, ASM3026992v2 genomic sequence caaaaaaatttggTAAGCCATATggataactagcgacccgccctcgcttcgcttcggaaactgtaatttattattgatttttccactatttaatggatgttattaaaccttgctctttaatcactctatctattaaagaaaaccgcatcaaaatccgttgcgtagttttaaagatttaagcatacctacatagggacagacagatatagggacagagaaagcgactttgttttatactatgtagtgatacttTGATGGatataatttacaaaacaatcTTCGGAGGTGCATCTTCAATCAATTCTCTAGTTGCAAAAATCTACATTGAACTGATTACTGAGATAGCGACTAAATCATCAGTAGAcgactaatattaataaactaattaactagactagaggtcccgcagtagtcgaaattcgactataattcattggaattgtaagtttgtacactattatgattgtattttatacttctataatcacaaatttcgccaagactacactataaaaaatattaacaaagacaaccttattctattcttaatttgacaacagacgtcaagaacaaaagtttgacaataaatagtatgcatgcgtgtgtgcgtcaaatacatggtatgtagtgtgtgtaatgttttctttattgatttaatgtatcttttatgcattattttaaaaaaaatattagcattgtgcacttcttctctatattctctataagtgtgggaaatttcatactcctccattcgcgcaattttcgtaaaaagggatacaaagtttttgcttcacgtattaatatatagatactatgGAAAATCACGAAACCACATTGATATGagaacgaagggctcgacgagtaaattaacccatagacacagcccactgagtttcccgccggatcttctcagtgggtcgcgtttccgatccggtggtagattatgcgaagcttTGGTCTCACTAAGGCCATTGTTAGCAAATTTAGATTGAGTCTGTGagatcacctacccgtccaggcgtACACCTTAGGCTACgtacgaataggtagggaagaaAAAAACTGGGCTATAAAACAGCGTCGTATCAAATTCGCGGTGCGGCCAGACTGAATCCGAACGTGTGTGCAGtccttaataaaaatacatttgacgCCCACACATCATGACAGCATTATACGGAGCACactctacatattattatatctacacACTATTTTCCTTTAGTATGACGAGTATCGCGTGGAGGCGGACAAGAATCCATCGATAAAACATTTAGAACATAacataaaatatcataacaagtATTCTCTGGACGTTTTTCCTGGCACTGTTGACAGTTTTAAGAAGTCTACAACCTTGCTCAAtgaattttttcaattaagtaatataatttgcgtaattactggtggtaggaccccttgtgagtccgcgcgggtaggtactaacgccccgcctatttctgccgtgaagcagtaatgcgtttcggtctgaagggtatactgagatcttagaacttatatctcaaggtgggtgacgcatttacgttgtagatgtctatgggctccagtgaccacttaacaccaggtgtgctgtgagctcgttcgcccatctaagcaaaaaaaaaaaaaaaaaaataataatagcgtatttggtagtaaatgtgtaataatgtaaggTCTCCATGTAATGTTATgtatagttcttttttttattattatataatgaaccgctttttttttcaatgcatgcagtcggtacctgtatTTGTGTTAGCGCgtgaactgatatctcaaggtgggtggcgcatttacgttgtggatgtctatgggctccagtaaccgctttacaccaggtgggctgtgagctcgtccacccatctaagtaataaaaaaagcagtgcttcgcagaatctaccaccagatccgaaacgcgacccagaaacccagtgggctatCCATATATTACGTGACGCATTTCGTAATGAGATTTCTCACTCTGGAGCCCTGATCACACGTGACTTCGATTCTAGCTGTACCGGTGGCAATCTTTTAGATAATGGAAcacatttcattacatttttgtgtttatttatttagacacgccaacagcaatacacacaagacattcaagcttaaaattaacatgtataaaattaagtactggtatgtaagccagttacaggcatgtacagcaatctcttataacactcactatgacatgttacagcaattttacaaacagcggaaaaataggccaaatttaaatgttaacagaacgacaaaaaataataattgaaaataacatgaaaataagagttaactacttaacattctctcatcaaGTCAAGAgtgttaagtcgtcgtggcctaaccacggcctaacggataaaacgtccggtgcattagtatcGATCGATGCACCGAtgctcgaatctcaggcgggtaccaatttttctaatgaaatacgtactcaacaaatgttcacgattgacttccacggtgaaggaataacatcgtgtaataaaaattaaacctgcaaaattataatttgcgtaattactggtggtaggacctcttgtgagtccgcgcgggtatgtaccaccgccctgcctatttctgccgtgaagcagtaatgcgttacggtttgaagggtggggtagccgttgtaactattctgtgaccttagaacttatatctcaaggtgggtggcgcatttacgttgtggatgtctatgggctccagtacccacttaacaccaggtgggctgtgagctcgtccacccatctaaggaataaaaataaaaataaacaattataaacaaaggaacttggatactaaTTTGTTCttgagaccaggacacgtgCCGTTAAAAATGTCGATGCCGTCAAGTAatgcacatatttggttatattcacTACCAATCTTTGTTATAGGGGAATATCTAAGGAGGTTTGTTCTACTTGCGGGAAGAtggaaaattttaatgataggATGCTGTGGGCAGGGGTATGGAACGCTAAAGTTGATTTTCTCAAGTAAGTGTCTACAGTCTATGCTTCCGTTTTATCCGTGTTTATTGGTAGTAGGTACATTATATTTCTAAGGCACTCCGAATGGTCACTACTATTATGCCCGTTACGGAAGCAAGCCGACTAATATGTGTGAGGCCACCGTTATGTCATGCAATTCAGACAATGACCTCAAGTCCTAAAATGGGGGCGGCGTTCACGTtataacttttattaattttttgcttaggtgtgtggacgagctcacggcccacctgatgtttagtggttaccggagcccgtagacttctacaacgtaaatgctgccacctagcttgagatataagttctaagatctcagtatagttacaacagctgccccacccttcaaaccgaaacgcattactgcttcacggcagaaataggcagagcggtggtacccacccgtgtggactcacaagaggtcctaccaccagacatgagttctaaggtctcagtttgtacagtataacggctgcctcaaccttcaaactgaaactcaCTGCGCAAACACAAACGCatcattgcttcacggcagaaataggcagggtcgtgttacctactcgtgcggactatatctatgggctccggtagctacAGATGGACCATGAGCTCATTCAGCCAACCGTTCCcaaaaatccgtcaaaatctaAAAAGTCGTGTAAATTCACTTTCAGTAAAGTTGCTGATTCTTCAAGGAAGATATAGTACCATCAACGTATGACAAGTAGCGCGCGAGTAGTTTCAGCATATGGTACTGTTTTATGATAGCAGAGCCAAAGTCGATCTTCTCTAGTTTCAAAAATACctcaaaataaaaagaaaaaaaattgactcGTGAAGGATTTGAACCTCCGCCCTCCGATGGTCAAGATAATTTTTATATCGGCGCTCTAACCTACTGAGCTAACGAGTCGTGTCGTTGCCATTAAAAATAAGCTCTAATCAACTAGTATTATGACGTCAATTTCTGGAACACGTCCAGTTTCACGTTCGCACaatattatgatatttataGTGATTTATTGTGGACATTAATTAATCATGTTGAGCGAAAACAGTCTTATTTATCATCCTACTATGATGCTTTGTTGATTGGTGGTCGCAGACATTCCTACTTCAGAAATAATACGTCCGAacgagtaaaaaaaaacagttcgatACATAAATACCCTTTACAttaatcgatatttttattcaaattaatcaCAAATTCAATCGATTGCTTCAGTTCCCTTCGCCTTCtctcaataaataaacagtCGTTGTTGATGATGAAAAATGAGTTTTTGTTTGGCCGGTGCTACCATAATTTAGGATAATTTACGCCCTGCTAGTGATTCATTCATATGTAACGTTTTTTGTTGATTCTTCGTATGTCTATAGTTCTCCTTCATAAACAACAACTGAAGCAATaatgaaatcgattttttttaaatcttctcgAAATCGATTTTGTCGTGAATCGACTCGAATCGACTCGAAGATCTATCGTTTTAGACAAGAATCGGTATTCCTACGGCGATCTGTTTTGCTCAAAGCATCAATTAAATCAACAATGACGTTTCTTGTTGAAGCACCGTGTGTATGTAGTTTTCCGCTTAAACCAAAAACTGAAGATCTGAACTGAAAATCGCTAGATTTCCTAAAAAGATCCACCATGAAAGGCATTGAATGCAGGTCTTTTTTCGTCCTTTGAAATCGATTATCCAAAGACGCGAGCGAAAACAAAGCTAACAATCATTATCATTAGCAGCGGCCCAATCGTCCACTGAGCCCTATCTTCGGATCTTCTCATCCCTCCAGCCCCAAGTCGCAAATCATCGCACCGCCTAGTCGAGGAGCATCCCAAGTTACGATAACAAGTGCGCTGACTCTACTCAAGAACCCGTCTGAAGCTAACAATACAACCACATTAAAAACCTCTTCTTAGCTTTTACGCGGTCTAATGTCAGAGTGCGATTTCTCAGATTTTCCTACTTAAATTTCTCCACTTTGCCCGGTCTTTGGCATCCTTCTGAGTGAGGTTATTGTCCTCCATATCGGCCTTTACCACATCCAACCAGCGTTTCTTGGATATACCacattaaaaactattaaaaaatttacaaattatgcCATCAAATGTCAACCTTAAATCTGCAACCCACATAAAAAGTTAGAGATATAACTTCATGATGCCTATAATAATTAAGACAAAAAGGTTTGGATTCGATTCGCGTTACTCGCCTGAACGGTCGAAGGACAATTTGAACGGTCGCGTCGTTCGTTTTGTCatgtattttatgtacatatcaGAATGGTcaattcgttccttgtcgtctgATTCGTGTCCGTCTTTTAGTAAGTCAAAAAAAGTACTGTCTGCTGTTAGTCACCCACGCACTCATTCCATTTCcctctttatttttgaatttgtcaagtctctgtcttagtctgtgtctagtcgttgtaggtcttatgccctgtcaaagaggttgcacgccacgacatcACCAGTTGCTACAAGATCTGAATGATGGAATATGAGTGCAATAAACGAAGAACAACGTGTACATCCTATGGTCAcatcatatttattaataaacgcGATAAGATTTTTCGTCTAAATAGAGATCCTCGAGAGACCGAATTGCAGAATGTACATCAAAGACCCAAAGAGGAGGGAGGCCTGCTGGGAGACTTTTCGGAAGAAAAATGAACTGAACTCGCTCTAAAATATCGGGAATCAGTTGAAACTCGAAACATTGATGTACGAAATGTACTCGAGATTTGGATAAGTAGGCAACTACATGTTTTGACATCAAATCAACCATAAGGTTCGGATTAGTGACGCCATTTGACGCCTTCTCCGCATTTCTAACCTCAGTGGAACCCGAAATTGACAATGTAGTGGCTTTTAAGGATTCGTTTAACTGAAATATTGATATTCTCATGACCCCTTGATGACCAAATCAGTTGCAATGTGAGCGATGACAGTTTTACAATAACTATTGTGAAACTAAAATTTATCCGACCCAAGGGACggagcaacgcaaagccgccatcGCCCGAATTATGTCTTGCTTGATCCCCCGAATCcactttcggtgcttttaggaatcctcaaacaccggtcagcgtcctcgtcgaatttgtcaattacgacgaagagttcgacgagtgaactagcccatagacacagcccacttagtttctcgtcagatttctcagtgggtcgcgattccgatccggtggtagattctgcgaagtactgctcttgctagggctagtgttagcaaattctctcaagttgagcccgagagctcacctacccgtccgcgcgtagctggaatagccccttaggctaccagcgaatatgtaagagaaaaaataaaagtgaaacaaattttaatctatatatataaaaatgaattgctgttcgttagtctcgctaaaatccaagaatggctggaccaatttggctaattttggtcttaaattatggTTGTGCTGGTTTATAACTGTCAGTTTTTGGTTTCGAAAGATAGCAACATTAATTTGGtttttgcaaatcctgtcccatccctctcctGCACTTTACCTACCGACGCGTGCGAGCGAAATCGTGTGGAGACATCGACTGGAGAAGAAAATGTAATGGCTGAACtaccgcgcgcgcgcttcgtgtctCTGTTGAATTTGTATGAAAATAAGTCAAATTgttggtgtttctcatcgcCTATCGGTACGAGCCTGCAGTAAGGACTACATAAGGTACTGTGCCTATACTGCAGAACTGCCGCTTCATCTCGTTTCCATCCGCAGTCTGTGTCCTACAATTTGCAACaacgaaatttttaaatttaaatagttcGTAGTTATCGCTTATTTCGCGTctgtaaattatttgtggaagtccagaaatgcttggaatttaataaaaatagaaattttgtttttcctttgatgtgtccaccgtcggacggatttcttttgtttgtttttaatttattttatacaaaagcttaggtcttttatttatcgattgaggcactacgaaacctgccggatcagctagtagtTTCTATAAAACACCACTTCCAAAGCATTGAGCACACTCGTATTATTAGTTCAATGTATTTCAAATCCTAACAGCTCTCTTCGGAGTCGTTAACGCCTTACCAATGCTCCAAGTTCCGGATATTATGTGTATTCTCGACTTTAACAGTTGGAATGTAGGGGACACTTTCGAACACAAAAAGTTTCATGAAATACGGTGCCTAGCTTTTGCCTTATGCTCAAGTTTATAAATTACAAACCGGCTATAAAGATACTTTAACTTGGTAAGGTTTTCTTCGGTTTaactacttttactggtggtaggacctcttgtgagtccgcacgggtaggtaccaccaccctgcctatttctgccgtgaagcagtaatgcgtttcggtttgaagggtggggcagccgttgtagtatacttgagaccttagaacttatatctcaaggtgtgtggcgcatttacgttgtatatgtctatgggctccagtgaccacttaacaccaggtgggctgtgacctcgtgcacccatctaagcaataaaaaaaataaaaaaataatttttttttaagtcatccgttgtgactgactcggtggtgcggtAGTTAACGGCCCTGACTGTtgagccgagggtcgtgggttcgattcccacgtcgAGGAAACATTTGTGTGACGAaaaaggtttgtttgctctttccctgggtgcttattatttatatatgtgtatatttaaacgCATATCAGTATCTGGTACTCATAATAcggggaatcctaaattggggccggatgaccgtgcgtgatttattctcagttatttattactagctaacccggcagacggttagcggtaggcagcggcttggctctgcccctggcattgctgaagtccatgggcgacggtaaccactcaccatcaggtgggccgtatgcccgtctgcctacaaaggcaataaaaaaaaaataaaaaaaaaaaaaaactttgtagggcctcaatcgataaataaaagaccgacgggggacacataaagtgaaaaacaaaattgttatttttatttaatttcgagcattttcattaatttatctaccttttaaaccttctctggacttccacatataattcaagaccaaaattagccaaatcggtccagccgttctcgagttttagcgagactaacgaacagcaattcctttatatatatagttatatagattatagataGATTATTCACCATTTGTCTGTGGCCACGAAAATTGTTATTGAATCCGTAAATTCCAATAtatgacaattaaaaataataattatcccTTAAAATTAATCTTAATTACATTATAGATAGGTTCGTttctttttaaaagaaaataaactctTCATAAGCACTAGCGTATTGACACCACCTTTTACTAGTCGTGAGGTATTAAAGACCCcaacggatgggtaccaccgaTCTGCCTTATTTGCAGCGAAACACTCATGCGCTTAGTTTCGTATGGGACTGCTATAACATAATTGATTTTGATAATTGATTGCTTTAGCGAATGCCAAAGGCATTAATTCTCCCACTGTACTGTTGTGCAAaaagttgattaaataaataattgtgacTTCAACCTTATCTCTTAAGGTCCACGGGCTTCGATGACTACTTAACACAATCTACGGTCTTCTCTATCTttcagcccatagatatccactgctggacatagtcCTTCCCCAAGCTTCACCACAGCGTCCGATCCTGTGGTGctcaatagaattttttttattggttagatgggtggacgatctcacagcccacctggtgttaagtggttactggagcccataggcatctacaacgtaaatgcgccacccgccttgagatataagttctaaggtctcaagtatagttacaacggctgccccacccttcaaaccgaaacgcattactgcttcacggcagaaataggcggggtggtggtacctacccgtgcggactcacaagacgtcctaccaccagtaaaaaaagttcaaacCTATTCAATTTTCGCTCTATGACGCCAACCACGCTGTGTAGTTACAGGCAACGTTTACTAACGGAAAGTTAACAAACTCACGCTGACGTTCCTCTTGACAACGATAGCGACGCCTCCGCCACGACCGGGCTTCGCCCCAGCCGGTCTGGGCACTCGACCGACGAGACATCTATCTTGAGACTTGGGTCTTAGCACTTCGCTTTCTTCGTCGTCGTCTGAAGCTGTATCAACCAATACAAACTATTTATATActattgaagtcatcgtggcctaaaggataagacgtccggtgcaatcgtatcaaacgaagcactggtgttcgaatcccgcaggcgggtaccaatttttgtattgaaatacgtacttgacaattgttcacgattgacttctacggtgaaggaataacatcccccctctatacttagtctggccataaatactgttacaattaaaaataaacaaaatattacatttcaatttggaatctgtcatttttatatgattgctcattgagtttttttcattttggcgccaatacattgtacaatattttgcgatattaaaatggagcgGGGTGAtcaagagaaccgaatcgctgtgattgcattacacaaagtaggtatggagccaaatgcaatttttaaaactctccatacgcttggtattagtaaaatgtttgtgtaccgggctattaataggtgcaatgagacctcctctgtttgtgacagaaaaaggtctggccgtccacgtagtgttcgtgtGAAAagggtggtcaaagcagtaagggaaagaattcgaagaaatcctgtccgaaagcaaaagattttatctcgggagatgaagatagcacctagaaccatgtcgcgtattttaaaagttgatattttaagagatgtgtaatgcaatcacagcgattcggttctctttatcaccccactccattttaatatcgcaaaatattgtacaatgtattggcgccaaaataagaaaactcaatgagcaatcatataaaattacagattccgaattcaaatgtaatattttatttatttttaattgtaacagtatttatggccagactaagtatatgcgtgaaagacgatatgtgtaagaaggtagtgagcgaagaaatggtatatgacagaggagtatggaaggagaaaacatgttgcgccgaccccaggtgactgggagaaggacaggagaatcatgattatataaaaattatcatttacaCTTAATATGTgttcaaattttcaagttaatcgaatgtgtttaactttgtaataattatgttgaaatatttaaaaagaggtaaaattaaaaaagcaatttataaaatactagctgtacccgtccgcttcactgggcatttaaaattaacattattatttttcaccccccgaaaatattctcatcattaacgcctccgcaactggtgtagggagtccaacactcatataaatattagcctatccattaagtacatgtattttctacatggataccaaatttcaagtcaatcggatgcatggttcagtagttataacggaacatccgtaaaaaccactgtagatttatatattagtatagataaaaaaaaaactgactcgTGAAGGATTTGAACCTCCGCCCTCCGGTGATCAAGATAATTTTTATATCGGCGCTCTAACCTACTGAGCTAACGAGTCGGCCGGGCGTAGTTGCGAAAACATTGTATAGTATCAGTAGTATGACATCatctataatattaatacgtgaagcaaaaactttatccctttttacgaaacatCCACGGacagagaagtatgaaatttcccacacttatagagaatatagagaaggagtgcagaatactattttttttaatatgcattagtaatacattaaatcaataaaaaaaaaacattacgcacactaccgtgtatttgacgcacaagcatataattatatattcttcgtttattgtcaaactttgttactgcataaagtctgtggtcaaattaagaataggttaatattgtttatctttaatattatttgtctatggtgtggttttggcgaaatctgtaaataaagaagtataatagtctttgataatagaaccttaatgatgttcaaacttataatttcaattaattatagtcgaatttcgattgctccgggaccactagtaactaTTATAATCGATATTGAAGCAAAACTATAGTTTtcagaggtacattttttttcatataatctcatcactacatagtataaaacaaagtcgctttctctgacCCTATATCTGTatgttaaatctttaaaactacgcaacggattttgatgcggttttttttaatacatagagtgattgaagaggaagtcttaaatgtataataatataaaatgactatattttattgttaggtactgtagatataaaaaaagtatatttaacaTATAGACAGACTTTCTTATTTCAATGCATTTGAACCCGTAGCCTCTtctgtggacgagcccacctggtcttaagtggctactggagcccatagacatctacaacgtaaatgccgccatcaccttgagatatgatttttaaggtctcagtatagttataacggctgccccgcccttcaaatcaaaacgcattactgcttcacagcagaaataggcaaggtggtggtacccacccgtgcggactcgcaagaggtcctaccaccagtataattacgcaaattataattttgcgggtttgatttttattacactttgctattccttcagcgtggaagtcaatcgtgaacatttgttgagtacctacgtatttcgtTGGAAAATTTCGTAGCTGccggcgagattcgaacacgggCGCACCGCTACATacggatgcaccggacgtcttatcctttaggctacgacggcTACAAAACCTatagatacaacccactgaTACCAATCCGTTggtatctatctctatatataaaaatgaattgctgttcgttagtctcgctaaaactcgagtacggctggaccgattttgctaattttggtcttgaatcattcgtggaagtccagggaaggtttaaaaggtgagaaagtataaaaaagctcggaattatataaaaacaaacaattttgtttttcctttgatgtgtccccttgatgtgtcttttatttatagattgaggcactacgaagtctgccgggtcagctagttacctatacataaaaataagcagtaaaatttcggttattcccataaattgtttgttgttagtgcataatgtaattttcgaAATAATTTCATACAAAAATCTCGCTGTCGTGCTGTAGAAGTTTTGTTATGAGAGGGTTTTGgggaatttttcttttcgtgtcAGAGTTGAaaaccgtgttgtaaaatactgTGTTGATAGGACAGTTTgctgtaatttgtttttgttgcttatacgggttgacgagctcacagaccacctggttataagtggcccatagacatttacaacgtaaataaaaaaaacgtaaatgcgccaaccacgtTGACATATAAGtgttaaggtctcagtatagttacaacggctgccccattcttcaaaccgaaacgcatcactgcttcgcggcagaaataggcggggcggtggtacctacccgtgcggtctcacaagaggtcctaccaccagtaaactgtaATTTGTATATTTGCCTTTTATGAAACTTGTTTGCTAGCGTTTTAAGGAAGATTTCTGTATGGTACGAAACGTGGCGCTTATGTCGTTTTAGCAATTGAGCTCTTCATTAATTTACGACACAGTCGCTAatcaaacacacacacactcacatgCTCCATCCTTGTCGCGCTTGAGGATCCCTGGTAGTTTGTATCTCACTCGGTTACCACTTCTGCTCCTGCTCCTAGTCCGGCTGCGGTAGTCCGAGTCGTCGGGTTCCGACTTGCTGTGGACCTTacatttcttcttctttatattacCGGTCGTGCATTTCAGTATGCTGTGAATTATTGGATATTTGGGTGCTTaattgaaacagcgcccctagcggcaattGCAGGgagactttttatttatttattaagacaaGATATCgacaagttaaaaaactcgcactttaGCACACAGTAGACGAACCATGTATTGTTATCTGAAC encodes the following:
- the LOC101736846 gene encoding uncharacterized LOC101736846 → MGKVPYLSDSEATDDTCSSYENGSRKKKFSILKCTTGNIKKKKCKVHSKSEPDDSDYRSRTRSRSRSGNRVRYKLPGILKRDKDGASSDDDEESEVLRPKSQDRCLVGRVPRPAGAKPGRGGGVAIVVKRNVSNRFPSLQPQASTSIPKHKRSSRRQLSKKLSY
- the LOC101736846 gene encoding uncharacterized LOC101736846 isoform X1, producing the protein MGKVPYLSDSEATDDTCSSYENGSRKKKFSILKCTTGNIKKKKCKVHSKSEPDDSDYRSRTRSRSRSGNRVRYKLPGILKRDKDGASSDDDEESEVLRPKSQDRCLVGRVPRPAGAKPGRGGGVAIVVKRNVSISKSPAPSID